AGATAAAGAGATTAAATAATGGCTTTAAATAGCCATTATTTATAAAAAGTTTTCTAAATTTTAGAAAACAACTTTAAAGAATATACTCCCAACGTGGATAAGCTGCTGCTATTGCTTTCATTTCATCAAATTTGAATACTTTGATAATTTTGAATCTTCCACTTGTTAAAAATGCTTTTATTCTCATTTTTGAATCCTAGTATTTTCGTAAGTAAATAATATTAAATTTTAAATAATAATATACTTAAATAATATATATTTTTATATATTTTTTTAAATTTTATGATATACTTTTGCATATTATTTTTGGAAGCAAGATGGATAAGGATAATTTTAAATTATTATTAAAAAAAGCAAATTTTAATAAACGCACATTTTCAGAGCATTTAGGCTTAAAATATCAAAGTGTAAATTCGTGGGGAAACAACGGAAGAAATGTTCCTTATTGGGTTGAGTCTTGGCTACATTTGTATATTGACAACAACAAATGTAAACAAATAAAAGATATGTTAAAAGATAGTGGTATTTGTAAATAAAGAAAAAAGCCTGAACAAAGGCTTTTTTAAGTATACTATGCGCGAATAAATAAATTATTATAAAGGGAAAATTATTGGAAGCACAATATGAAAAAATCATTGTACTAATTATTGTAATTACAGCTTCAGCAATGACATGGAAAATGGTAAAAGATTTTTATAGCACAAAATTTCATAAAATTTTTGCCCATTTAATAGCAGTAATAACAGGTTCTTTTATGCTGTTATCTTCGATGATTCTATTTGTACCTAAAAACTATCAAAGAGGCGCTGGCCCCGAAGTAGAACTAACTTTTGTAGGTGTTTTAACTGTAGTTGTAATGTTAGCAGTTTTATATCTATTCTTCAAATATATACCAAATAACAAAAAATAAATTTTAATTGTAGGAATTACTATGCAAGCATTTTTAGAAGAGGCTAAAAAATCTAGCCGAACTATTGCAAATCTAAGTACTGCTGTAAAAAATAAAGTTTTAAACGAAATGGCAGATGCTTTAATGAATCATTGTGATTTTATAATATCTCATAATGAAAAAGATATGAGTGAAGCAAGATTAAATAATCTAGGTGAAGCTTTACTTGATAGATTACTTTTAACTGGTGATAGAGTAAAAGATATGGCTAATGCAATTAGACAAATTGCATCTCAAGCAGAACCAGTTGGAAGAATACTTGATGGTTGGGTTACAAAAGATGGATTAAATATTCAAAAAGTATCTATACCAATTGGAGTAATTGGGATTATTTATGAAAGCCGACCAAATGTTACAAGTGATACAGCAGCTTTATGTTTTAAAAGTGGAAATGTATGTGTTTTAAAAGGTGGGAAAGAAGCTGAACACTCAAATAAAGCAATTGCAATGGTTTTAAGAGAAGTTTTAACAAAAAATAGACTTCCAGAACAAGCTATTTCACTTTTACCTGATTCAAGTAGAGAAGGTGTTGCAAAACTTATAAAACAAGATAAATATGTTGATTTAATTGTACCACGTGGTGGAGAAGCATTAATAAGATTTGTAAGTGAAAATTCATCAATTCCAGTAATAAAACATGATAAAGGAATTTGCCATATTTATATCGATAAAGATGCAGCTGCTGCTAAAATCATTGATATTGTAATTAATGCAAAATGTCAAAGACCAAGTGCTTGTAATTCAATAGAGACTTTACTAATTCACGAAGATATAGCTCCATATATCATAAATGGTTTAGAAGATGCATTTTTAGAAATGGGAACTATTTTAAAAGGTTGTGCAGAAACTTTAAAATATATCAAAGTAATTCCAGCAACTTTAGAAGATTTTGATACAGAATATTTAGCAAATATCTTAAATATTAAAATTGTAAAAAATATCGATGAAGCAATCACACATATTCAAAGACACGGTTCAGGTCACTCTGAATCAATTTTAAGTGAAAACTACACAACTGTAAATAAATTTTTAAGTGAAGTTGATGCAGCTTGTGTTTATGCAAATGCAAGTACAAGATTTACAGATGGTGGAGCATTTGGACTTGGAGCTGAAGTTGGAATTTCTACAAATAAACTTCATTCAAGAGGACCAATGGGAATAAATGATTTAACAACTTTTAAATATAAAGTTTATGGTTCAGGTCAAATTAGAAATTAGGAAAAAAATGAAAAAAATATTTTTAACACTTTGTAGTGTTTTTGTTGCTCTACTTTTTTGGTATTATTTAGGAGCTAAAGCTATATTAAAAGATGATTCAAACTCTTTTTCTAAACTTCAATGTGTTTCTTACGCACCTTTTGCAAAAGATGAATCACCTTTTTTATTTGATAAAGGTTTAGTAATTTCAGAAGAGAACGTAAGAAATGATTTAAAACTTCTTTCAAAATATACTACTTGTATTAGAACATACTCAACTGTTGGTTTAGAAATGGTTCCAAAAATAGCACGTGAGTTTAATCTTCAAATGCTAATGGGAGCTTGGGTTAGTTCTGATGAAAAACAGACAAAAGATGAAATTTCAACTCTAATTAAATTAGTAAATGAAAATCCTGAAGTTGTAAGAGCAGTAATTGTTGGGAATGAAGTTTTATTAAGAGGAGATATCTCTGATAAAAAACTTTATGAATATATAAAAGAGGTAAAATCAGCTCTTCCAAACACAAAAGTAACTTATGCAGATGTTTGGGAATTTTGGATTAAACACCCAAGTATCAAAGAAGTAACTGATTTTGTAACTATTCATATTTTACCTTATTGGGAAGATGACCCAATGAATATAAATGAGTCAATCAAACATTTAGCTGAAGTTAGACACGAAGTTGAAGGAATTTTAGGAACTTCTGATATTTTAATTGGAGAAACAGGTTGGCCAAGTGAAGGAAGAATGAGAGAAGATGCCTTCCCGAGTAAAATCAACCAAGCAAAATTTGTAAGAGATTTTGTCTCTTTAGCTCAAGAAAAAAATTGGAACTACAACATTATTGAAGCATATGATCAACCTTGGAAAAGAGCTAGTGAAGGTGCTGTTGGAGGATTTTGGGGATTATTTGACAAAGATAGACTTGATAAAAATGTTTTTGCAGGTGATGTTTCAAACTTCCCAAATTATAAATATTTAGCATTTGGTTCGTTAGTTTTAATCCTTGCTTTTTCTTTATTATTAAGAAACAAAGATATTTCAACTAAAAAAATCTTCTTATTTAGTGTTGTAAATACTTCTTTTGCAATACTTTATATGTTACAAGTTGAACAATATAATATTATCGCTAGAAATTATTTAGAATTTTCTTGGGCAATAATTGTATTATTAACACAAATTTTTGTTTATTATTTTATGCTTTCATATATCATAAAAGAGAAAAAAACAGATGTTATTCCAAGTATCTTATTCTATTTAGCTTCGTTTATTGCTTTTATTTTAACTATGAATTTAGCATTTAATGGAAGATATGAAAACTTTGAAATTTATGGATTTATCATTTTAGCTATTTCATTTATTTGGTTATATAAAAATCAATATGAAAAATTAAATTTCGGTAAATTTGAAAAAGTATTAGCTTTAGTTTTAGTTATTGGTTCAATTATTACAATCTACAACGAAACTTTTTTAAATATTTTCTCTAATATTTGGGTTATTTTAGCATTAGTTTTTGCTTATATTTTAAATAAAGGTACAAACAAAAATATCTCTTTATGTGATTTAAAAAGCTTAGCAATTTATACTTTAGTATTTGCAGCAATATTTATTGGTTTTAAATATGGATTTGTATCAAATAAAGCTTTAGCAACACAATGTAATTTAGATTCATCATCTTTATCTTGTGGAATAAAAGATTTAATGGGAGCAGCTGTTTATTTTGGTTATATAGGATTTATTACTATTTTAGTAACGGTAATTGCATTTATAGCAAATAAAAAATCTTACTCTTTAATTGCCCTATTCTTTAGTGTAGGTTCATTAATTCTTACAAATACTTTCTTAGGTTCGATTTCATTTTTAATAGCAGTTTATCTTCTTACAAAAGATGAAACAAAAAGTTTAAATTAGATTTTAATTAGAAGATTGTGCTTTTGCACAATCTTTATTTTTTAGGTGCTTTCATCATCTCACCCATCATTTTTTCTTGTTCAGGAGAAATGTTTGGAAACTCACCTTCACCATCACCAATAATCTCTTCAATTGGTTTTACAGGAAATGAAGGAAGTTTAAATTTATCATCTTTTATATCTATATTAAAAACAGCAAATTTTGCTTGTTGAATTTGAACAATTCCTAAAGATTGACTAACTTGTTTTAAAGGAACTGTATTATAAACCCAGATTTTATCTTCTCCTAATTGCCAAACTTCACATTTGTAACCTAAAATCTCTTCTGTTCCAAGATTTTTTGCACCCATTTGAATAAATGCTTCATAAGTTTTGATATTTTGTATTGGATTTTCTTCATCTAAAACTAATTTTTGAGAATAAATAACCTCATCATTAAAATCAACCGTAAGAAGTTTTTCATTTACAATTTTTGAGATAGTTCTTTCTTCTTCTTTTTCTCCCATTATTGTTTGAATAATTCTTTCATCTGTTAATTCAAGATTTCCAAAATCTTTAAAATACAACTTACTAGTTCCACTTATTGTGTCGCCTTTAGCTCCACCTTCTGTGTTTCCTATTATTTCATATTCAACAATACCTGATTTAATGTTATATCTATTTGCTGCAAATAAATCAACAAAACCTACTAACAAAAATATAAGTATATATCTTATTTTTCCCACTTTCTTTTCCTCTTATAAATTGGCGGAATTATACAGCTAATAAAAAAAATATGCAATATATTTTTTACATACCACCAAATAAACACCATTTTTATTTAAGATAAAAAAAACAAAAGGAGTTTTATATGTCTTATACTAAAAAAAGATATTTAGTATATTTTATTAGCACAATTTCAATAATGCTAATACCTTTTATAACAATAAATGACAACCACTTATTATTGTTATCTTTTGACAAATTACAATTTCATTTTTTAGGAATTGTGTTTAATGTTAGTGAACTTTATGTAATGCCATTTTTACTAATGTTTTTATTTATTGGTATTTTTGCTATTACTTCAATGCTAGGAAGAATTTGGTGTGGCTGGTTATGTCCACAAACTATTTTTAGAGTAATTTATAGAGACTTAATCGAAAGTACAATTCTAGATTTAAGAAAAATCAAAAACAAACAAAAAGAGATAGATTATAATAAAGGTTCAAATAAAATAAAAAAATATATATCTTTAATTTTATGGGCAGTTATAACATTAATCATCTCTTGTAATTTTATGTTATATTTTGTTCCACCTGAAGATTTTTTTGTTTATATACAAGAGCCATTAAATCATAGTTTTATGATTTTATTTATAATCAGTATTGCCCTATTTTTATTTTATGATATTGTTTTTATGAAAGAAAATTTTTGTGTATTTGTTTGTCCATACTCAAGAATACAATCTGTTTTATATGATAACAACACAAAACAAGTAACTTATGATTTTACTCGTGGTGGAAAAGTTTATGAAAATGGAAATAAATCTATTTTTAAAGTTAAAGATTGGAGTAATAACGAAGAGTGTACAACTTGTGAAGCTTGTGTAAAAGTTTGTCCAACTCATATAGATATTAGAAAAGGTTTACAAGTTGAGTGCATAAATTGTCTTGAATGTAGTGATGCCTGTGCAAGTGTTATGGGAAAACTTGGAAAAATATCTTTAATAAATTGGGGAAGTACAAACAAAGTTATAAATAAACAAAATGTTTCACTTTTCACAAAAAGAAATGTTACTTATTTTGTATCTTTGTTTTTATGTCTATTTTTAGCTTTTTATTTTTCACTTGAAAAAGAGGATTTTTTAGTAAATGTAAATAAAACAACAGAGCTTTATAAACAAAATGAAGAGGGTATTGTTTCAAATAACTATATTTTAACTATTCATAATACAAAAGATGAAACTTTAACTTTTGATATAAAATTAAAAGATGAAAAAAATTATAAAATCAAAAGATTTGAAAAGTTCTCTTTAGTTGCTGGTGCAAAAACAAAAAAAATATTGATAATCGAAACTTCTAAAGATTATGATAAAAATATAACAAAAAATTCAAATATAACTATTGAGATATTTTCACAAGATAATAGATATAAAATCACTAAAAATATATCTTTTGTTCATCCATAAACTAAATTACTTTTTCAAAAAAGAGGCAAAAACAAGCTCCCTCTTTTTTGTTTTCAACCAAAATTTTTCCACCAAAACTCTCTTCAACAATCATTTTTACCAAATAAAGCCCTATTCCTGTTCCTTCTATTTTAGTTGTAAAATATGGTTCAAAAATCTTTTTTAGATTTTTTGTTTTTATTCCTCCACCATTATCTGTGATATCTATTTTTACCTCAGCACTTGAAGAAGAAACCTCTATTTTTATTTTTGGGTTTTTTATATTTTTTAATACATCAATTGAATTTGAAACGATTGAAAATATAACTTGTGAAAGTTCATTTTTTACCCCAAAAATTTTTATCTCTTCAAAGGTTTGAAAATCTATTTTTAAATCTATATTATGATTTTTTAAATCTGCATCTAAAATCGTAAAGGCATTTTCTATGGCTTCTTTTACACTAAAATTCTCTCTTTTTTTAGTTTCATTATAAAACTCTTTAAAATCATCAATTGTTTTTGATAAAAAATCAATCTGTTCATTTGCTTGATTTATTTTTTTATCAAAATAGAGTTCATCTAAGTTTTTATTTTCAAATCTTTTTTTTAGATTCATTAAAATATAAGAGATATTATTTAAAGGTTGTCTAAATTGGTGAGTTATATTTGCAATCATTTCACCTGATTTTACAAACTTTGATTGTTGAATTACCATCTTTTCAAAGTTTTTATTTTTTATTTTTAAGTCATTATATTTATATGCAATTGAGATTGTAAAAAGCATAGCTTCAATTGCAAAAACCAATAAAACTAAATCAAAATATCCACTTTGTGTATAAAAATTTTTAAAATCAAAAATAAATAACAAAATACAAAAAACAGACCAACCAATAACATAAATAAGTGCTGGTTTAAAACCTTGTTTTAAATTAAAAATCAAAGAGACAAATAAAATCGCATAAATGATTGTATAAGGTAAATATTCAAATAAAACATAGTGATAAAATGCCGTTAAAATAACAACATTCAATAAAAAGGTATTGATTATTAGTTCTTTATAATTTGTAATTTTTGGTAAAAATTTTCCTTCATAATAATTTATTGCAAAAATCATTGCAAAAATTGAAGCGATAACAAAAGATAACTCTTGAATAAAATAACTAATTGTAAAAAGTTTACTATATGAGATTATAAAAATCAAAGAAAAAATTTGCATAAAACAATAACTTATATAAAATATCTCTTTTGAATACAAATATCTAATAAAGGTATATACAATCGTCATTATTAAAATACCAAAAGTAATCCCATAAAAAAGAATTGTATTAATATCAAACATTTATTTTATAACCACTATTTGTAAGATTCAAAATCAAATCTTTTGGAATTTTTGTTTTTAAATTTTTAACCAAAGTTTTTAAAGCATCTTTTGTCATAACAGACTCACGCCAAACATAGTTTTCAATCTCTTCATAGGTTACATATCGATTTTTGTTTTTTATAAGAAGTTCTAAAAATAAAATCTCTTTTGCTCTTAGTTTTACAATTTCATCTTTTATTACTAAGTTTTTATTAAAAGTATCAAAATATATTTCATTTTCAAGTTTTACAATATTTGAATTATCCTCTTGTAAAGAGTTTACACATAAAAATAAAGCCTCTTCAAACTCTTTTTCTTTTACAGGTTTTATTAGATATTTCACAAGTTGAAGTTCAATAGCTTTTAATAAATAATTTTTATCACAAAAAGCTGTGATAATTATGATTTGAGTTTTTTTATCTTTTTGTCTAATTTTTTTTACAAATTCCAAACCATTTAATTTTGGCATTTGAATATCAGTTATTATAATATCAGGTTTATATTTTTCATAAAGTTGTAATGCAACTATGGCATCACTTGCTTCATAAATAGTTTCAAAAAAGTTTTGCAAATACTCAACACCATTTTCTCTAGCTATTTCATCATCTTCAACATATAGAATTTTTATATTTTTATAACTATTTTTTAACATTTAAAATTATATCTTATATATGATTATGTTAAAATTCCGCCATGAGAAAATATAATTTTGAAAACAAAGAAATCATTGTTACAACGACATTTTCAACTCCTTTAGGAGAAATGTTCGCTGCTGCTTCAAAAAAAGGAATAATTATTTTTACATATTTTGTTCCTTTTCATATAGAAGCAAAAATTGAAGTTTTAAAAAATAGTTTAAATGCCGATGTAATTCCAGGAAATTGTGAAATATTTGAACTTCTAAAAATCCAACTAGAAGAGTATTTTAATAAACAAAGAACAACTTTTGAAATACCTTTACAACTAATTGGTACTTCTTTTCAAGTAAAATGCTGGAAAGAGTTACTAAAAATTCCTTATGGTAAAACTCTTAGTTATAAAGAACAAGCAAAAAATATTGAAAATGAAAAAGCTTATCGAGCAGTTGCAAATGCAAATTCACAAAATATGATTGATATTTTGGTTCCATGTCATAGAGTTATTTCAAATGATAGAACATTAGGTGGTTATAGTGGAGGAATTGAAAAAAAA
The genomic region above belongs to Arcobacter ellisii and contains:
- a CDS encoding XRE family transcriptional regulator, producing MDKDNFKLLLKKANFNKRTFSEHLGLKYQSVNSWGNNGRNVPYWVESWLHLYIDNNKCKQIKDMLKDSGICK
- a CDS encoding glutamate-5-semialdehyde dehydrogenase — encoded protein: MQAFLEEAKKSSRTIANLSTAVKNKVLNEMADALMNHCDFIISHNEKDMSEARLNNLGEALLDRLLLTGDRVKDMANAIRQIASQAEPVGRILDGWVTKDGLNIQKVSIPIGVIGIIYESRPNVTSDTAALCFKSGNVCVLKGGKEAEHSNKAIAMVLREVLTKNRLPEQAISLLPDSSREGVAKLIKQDKYVDLIVPRGGEALIRFVSENSSIPVIKHDKGICHIYIDKDAAAAKIIDIVINAKCQRPSACNSIETLLIHEDIAPYIINGLEDAFLEMGTILKGCAETLKYIKVIPATLEDFDTEYLANILNIKIVKNIDEAITHIQRHGSGHSESILSENYTTVNKFLSEVDAACVYANASTRFTDGGAFGLGAEVGISTNKLHSRGPMGINDLTTFKYKVYGSGQIRN
- a CDS encoding glycosyl hydrolase, whose protein sequence is MKKIFLTLCSVFVALLFWYYLGAKAILKDDSNSFSKLQCVSYAPFAKDESPFLFDKGLVISEENVRNDLKLLSKYTTCIRTYSTVGLEMVPKIAREFNLQMLMGAWVSSDEKQTKDEISTLIKLVNENPEVVRAVIVGNEVLLRGDISDKKLYEYIKEVKSALPNTKVTYADVWEFWIKHPSIKEVTDFVTIHILPYWEDDPMNINESIKHLAEVRHEVEGILGTSDILIGETGWPSEGRMREDAFPSKINQAKFVRDFVSLAQEKNWNYNIIEAYDQPWKRASEGAVGGFWGLFDKDRLDKNVFAGDVSNFPNYKYLAFGSLVLILAFSLLLRNKDISTKKIFLFSVVNTSFAILYMLQVEQYNIIARNYLEFSWAIIVLLTQIFVYYFMLSYIIKEKKTDVIPSILFYLASFIAFILTMNLAFNGRYENFEIYGFIILAISFIWLYKNQYEKLNFGKFEKVLALVLVIGSIITIYNETFLNIFSNIWVILALVFAYILNKGTNKNISLCDLKSLAIYTLVFAAIFIGFKYGFVSNKALATQCNLDSSSLSCGIKDLMGAAVYFGYIGFITILVTVIAFIANKKSYSLIALFFSVGSLILTNTFLGSISFLIAVYLLTKDETKSLN
- the ccoG gene encoding cytochrome c oxidase accessory protein CcoG — encoded protein: MSYTKKRYLVYFISTISIMLIPFITINDNHLLLLSFDKLQFHFLGIVFNVSELYVMPFLLMFLFIGIFAITSMLGRIWCGWLCPQTIFRVIYRDLIESTILDLRKIKNKQKEIDYNKGSNKIKKYISLILWAVITLIISCNFMLYFVPPEDFFVYIQEPLNHSFMILFIISIALFLFYDIVFMKENFCVFVCPYSRIQSVLYDNNTKQVTYDFTRGGKVYENGNKSIFKVKDWSNNEECTTCEACVKVCPTHIDIRKGLQVECINCLECSDACASVMGKLGKISLINWGSTNKVINKQNVSLFTKRNVTYFVSLFLCLFLAFYFSLEKEDFLVNVNKTTELYKQNEEGIVSNNYILTIHNTKDETLTFDIKLKDEKNYKIKRFEKFSLVAGAKTKKILIIETSKDYDKNITKNSNITIEIFSQDNRYKITKNISFVHP
- a CDS encoding sensor histidine kinase; the encoded protein is MFDINTILFYGITFGILIMTIVYTFIRYLYSKEIFYISYCFMQIFSLIFIISYSKLFTISYFIQELSFVIASIFAMIFAINYYEGKFLPKITNYKELIINTFLLNVVILTAFYHYVLFEYLPYTIIYAILFVSLIFNLKQGFKPALIYVIGWSVFCILLFIFDFKNFYTQSGYFDLVLLVFAIEAMLFTISIAYKYNDLKIKNKNFEKMVIQQSKFVKSGEMIANITHQFRQPLNNISYILMNLKKRFENKNLDELYFDKKINQANEQIDFLSKTIDDFKEFYNETKKRENFSVKEAIENAFTILDADLKNHNIDLKIDFQTFEEIKIFGVKNELSQVIFSIVSNSIDVLKNIKNPKIKIEVSSSSAEVKIDITDNGGGIKTKNLKKIFEPYFTTKIEGTGIGLYLVKMIVEESFGGKILVENKKEGACFCLFFEKVI
- a CDS encoding response regulator transcription factor gives rise to the protein MLKNSYKNIKILYVEDDEIARENGVEYLQNFFETIYEASDAIVALQLYEKYKPDIIITDIQMPKLNGLEFVKKIRQKDKKTQIIIITAFCDKNYLLKAIELQLVKYLIKPVKEKEFEEALFLCVNSLQEDNSNIVKLENEIYFDTFNKNLVIKDEIVKLRAKEILFLELLIKNKNRYVTYEEIENYVWRESVMTKDALKTLVKNLKTKIPKDLILNLTNSGYKINV
- a CDS encoding methylated-DNA--[protein]-cysteine S-methyltransferase; this encodes MRKYNFENKEIIVTTTFSTPLGEMFAAASKKGIIIFTYFVPFHIEAKIEVLKNSLNADVIPGNCEIFELLKIQLEEYFNKQRTTFEIPLQLIGTSFQVKCWKELLKIPYGKTLSYKEQAKNIENEKAYRAVANANSQNMIDILVPCHRVISNDRTLGGYSGGIEKKEFLLKLEQND